Proteins from a single region of Acinonyx jubatus isolate Ajub_Pintada_27869175 chromosome D3, VMU_Ajub_asm_v1.0, whole genome shotgun sequence:
- the LOC128312404 gene encoding uncharacterized protein LOC128312404: MPAPSLSFQRCSPLASSEALDPVVRLVVPRGGRPPHALLLALVLCRGAAEASAVKVSVCPRIGFKNRVTLRLRYPVVTLTFRSHACTRAHKPEACGSASHLPVWHLGGKGRSGSFPASLFPPRAEPPSRLGGTTPLALPFAQRGFGKRVVLSLAHRAQSSACVRPAAAAAVCRVGARVPGVTASAWCVVCSRGREPSGPASVSLFPVVLRQTSACVCRRAPRRASPGWGPGRTMCSRSLRGIPVSRMRHAFRPSRCREPRFRRDLVPARIACFSRWERRRDMWGRFLCSLSSLPRGPMRLSSLPELPGGPGRVGVRSTRVCVCVCLSPGR; encoded by the exons ATGCCGGCTCCTTCTCTGAGCTTCCAGAGGTGCTCTCCGTTAGCGTCTTCTGAGGCGTTAGATCCAGTTGTGCGCCTCGTCGTCCCCCGAGGCGGTCGCCCGCCACACGCCTTGCTCCTAGCACTCGTCTTGTGCCGTGGAGCGGCGGAGGCTTCCGCGGTGAAGGTTTCCGTCTGTCCTCGCATCGGGTTCAAGAACAGAGTGACATTGCGTCTGCGTTACCCCGTTGTAACTCTTACCTTCCGTTCCCACGCGTGCACCAGAGCGCACAAACCTGAGGCGTGCGGGTCGGCGAGCCACCTCCCCGTCTGGCACTTGGGCGGGAAAGGGCGCTCCGGGAGCTTCCCTGCCTCGCTCTTTCCTCCCCGCGCAGAGCCACCGTCCCGCCTCGGCGGCACGACTCCTCTCGCTCTCCCGTTTGCACAACGCGGTTTCGGGAAGCGTGTTGTGTTGAGCCTGGCTCATCGGGCGCAAAGCTCTGCGTGTGTGAGGCCGGCCGCAGCTGCTGCCGTGTGCCGCGTCGGTGCCCGTGTCCCCGGTGTGACCGCGAGCGCGTGGTGCGTCGTCTGCAGTCGAGGGAGGGAACCTTCGGGCCCCGCCAGCGTGTCGCTGTTCCCTGTGGTTCTGCGGCAGACGTCGGCGTGCGTGTGTCGGCGTGCGCCCAGGCGTGCTTCCCCTGGGTGGGGGCCTGGCCGCACGATGTGTTCACGGTCGCTTCGCGGGATCCCAGTCTCCAGGATGAGACACGCTTTTCGTCCGTCCCGGTGCCGGGAGCCCCGGTTCCGCCGTGACCTGGTGCCCGCCCGCATCGCCTGCTTTTCCCGCTGGGAGCGTCGTAGGGATATGTGGGGACGCTTCCTGTGTTCTTTGTCCTCACTTCCCCGAGGACCGATGAGGCTCAGCTCCCTTCCTGAGCTTCCTGGCGGCCCCGGGCGTGTTGGTGTGAGAagcacccgtgtgtgtgtgtgtgt CTGTTTGTCCCCCGGCCGTTAG